A stretch of the Vitis riparia cultivar Riparia Gloire de Montpellier isolate 1030 chromosome 13, EGFV_Vit.rip_1.0, whole genome shotgun sequence genome encodes the following:
- the LOC117927844 gene encoding uncharacterized protein LOC117927844: protein MDGSIGNVPIMSESDRRYLFEKAMEGDWEAVVTIYEDQPWAGREEITKGNTALHIAVLDRQEIIVQKLVQVIGNQKDVLDIKKEQGDTPLHLGVAIGNVSMCLHIACGHPYLVGVCNKELEPPLFVAARHGKIGAFFCLLDMSGSRAQFYGKLRNKNGETILHCAIAGGHSKLAYLMAQQYEDLVNTISDRGASPLHLLANKHTAFRSGTHQSPVDKLIYHCILVPEVHRPLGDDKNSKKQTRIDLLRVLWSKINVFTDPNWSLLPRLGKASAEPIIVAGQAAQKLDDELLLETKMKIEGMGVLEKPILITAKNGTKEMVERILDLYPMAIHDIDSNKKNIVLLAVENRHPHVYELFLKRNIVKDSVFGAVDNKGNSALHLAAMFADYRPSVPPGVALQMQWEVKWHEYVKKSMPTNFFRFHNNENESAKQIFTREHRDLVQKGGQWLNNTATSCSLVATLIATVAFATSTAVPGGTKEGSGKPNLE from the exons ATGGATGGAAGCATTGGAAATGTTCCAATAATGAGTGAATCAGACAGGAGATACTTATTTGAAAAAGCCATGGAAGGAGATTGGGAAGCAGTGGTGACGATATACGAGGACCAGCCCTGGGCCGGCAGGGAAGAGATCACGAAAGGCAACACAGCACTCCATATAGCTGTCTTGGATCGTCAAGAAATCATTGTTCAAAAACTAGTGCAGGTTATTGGTAACCAAAAGGATGTTCTCGACATAAAAAAGGAGCAAGGGGATACCCCTCTCCATTTGGGAGTAGCAATAGGAAATGTTTCAATGTGCTTACACATTGCTTGCGGCCATCCATACCTCGTGGGTGTTTGCAACAAAGAACTCGAACCTCCTCTCTTCGTGGCTGCTCGCCATGGTAAGATTGGCGCTTTCTTTTGCCTCCTGGATATGTCTGGCAGCCGAGCCCAATTTTATGGGAAGCTTCGGAACAAAAATGGTGAAACAATTCTTCACTGTGCCATCGCTGGAGGACACTCCA AATTGGCATATCTAATGGCTCAACAGTACGAAGATCTTGTTAACACCATCAGCGACAGGGGAGCCAGCCCTCTCCATTTACTGGCAAATAAGCATACTGCATTCAGAAGTGGAACTCACCAGAGTCCGGTTGACAAACTCATTTATCATT GTATACTTGTCCCTGAGGTCCACCGCCCACTTGGAGATGACAAGAactctaaaaaacaaacacgTATTGACTTATTGCGAGTGCTTTGGAGCAAGATTAATGTATTTACAG ATCCCAACTGGTCTCTACTGCCCAGGCTGGGTAAAGCCAGCGCTGAACCAATAATTGTAGCAGGTCAAGCTGCCCAAAAATTGGATGATGAGcttctcttggaaaccaagatGAAAATTGAAGGGATGGGAGTACTGGAAAAACCAATATTGATTACAGCAAAGAATGGTACCAAAGAAATGGTGGAGAGAATCCTTGATCTTTACCCCATGGCAATTCATGACATAGACTCCAACAAGAAGAATATAGTGCTATTGGCGGTGGAGAATAGGCACCCCCATGTGTATGAGCTCTTCCTGAAGAGAAATATTGTGAAAGATAGTGTATTTGGTGCAGTTGATAATAAAGGGAACAGTGCATTGCATCTGGCTGCCATGTTTGCAGATTATCGGCCTTCGGTCCCTCCTGGTGTTGCATTGCAAATGCAATGGGAAGTCAAATGGCATGAG TATGTGAAGAAGTCCATGCCAACAAATTTCTTCCGTTTCCACAACAATGAAAACGAGTCTGCAAAGCAGATTTTCACCCGTGAACACAGAGATCTGGTGCAAAAGGGTGGGCAATGGCTAAATAACACAGCCACCTCATGCTCGTTGGTAGCAACACTCATTGCAACAGTCGCCTTCGCCACATCAACTGCTGTACCGGGCGGCACCAAGGAGGGGAGCGGAAAACCGAATCTTGAGTAG
- the LOC117927845 gene encoding transcription factor ORG2-like isoform X1: MLAFSPPLFPTLGWPLEDPISHAQNYIYGETETSESFLHLPSSQPQVELNCSTPYAAVSGNPTMVKKLNHNVSERDRRKKINSLYSSLRSLLPSADQAKKLSIPSTVSRVLKYIPELQRQVERLIQKKEEFLSKISREGDLIHLENQRNGALGSSLSAVSARRLNDREIVVQISTFKVHESPLSEVLLNLEEDGLLVINASSFESFGGRVFYNLHLQVEGTQGMECELLSEKLLSLCERREAFP, encoded by the exons ATGTTAGCATTCTCCCCTCCATTGTTTCCAACCCTTGGATGGCCCTTGGAGGATCCCATAAGCCATGCACAGAACTACATATATGGAGAAACAGAAACTTCAGAATCGTTTCTTCACTTGCCCTCATCTCAGCCACAAGTGGAACTCAATTGCTCCACCCCATATGCAGCAGTTAGTGGTAATCCCACGATGGTTAAGAAACTTAACCACAACGTGAGTGAGCGGGATCGTCGGAAGAAGATCAACAGCTTGTACTCCTCTCTGCGTTCACTACTTCCATCAGCTGATCAAGCG AAGAAATTAAGCATTCCTTCGACAGTTTCACGTGTGCTAAAATACATACCAGAACTGCAACGGCAAGTGGAGAGACTGATCCAAAAGAAAGAAGAGtttttatcaaagatttctAGGGAAGGAGATCTAATTCACctagaaaatcaaagaaatggCGCACTTGGAAGCTCTTTATCTGCTGTTTCAGCAAGAAGGCTTAATGACAGGGAAATTGTGGTTCAGATATCCACATTTAAGGTCCATGAGAGTCCACTTTCTGAGGTTTTGTTAAATTTGGAGGAGGATGGGCTTCTTGTAATCAATGCATCATCTTTTGAGTCCTTTGGAGGGAGGGTCTTCTACAACTTACATCTTCAG GTTGAAGGAACTCAAGGAATGGAGTGTGAGTTGTTGAGTGAGAAGCTACTTTCATTGTGTGAAAGGAGAGAGGCTTTTCCATGA
- the LOC117927845 gene encoding transcription factor ORG2-like isoform X4, translated as MLAFSPPLFPTLGWPLEDPISHAQNYIYGETETSESFLHLPSSQPQVELNCSTPYAAVSGNPTMVKKLNHNVSERDRRKKINSLYSSLRSLLPSADQAKKLSIPSTVSRVLKYIPELQRQVERLIQKKEEFLSKISREGDLIHLENQRNGALGSSLSAVSARRLNDREIVVQISTFKVHESPLSEVLLNLEEDGLLVINASSFESFGGRVFYNLHLQRPRSSLMWTSSVL; from the exons ATGTTAGCATTCTCCCCTCCATTGTTTCCAACCCTTGGATGGCCCTTGGAGGATCCCATAAGCCATGCACAGAACTACATATATGGAGAAACAGAAACTTCAGAATCGTTTCTTCACTTGCCCTCATCTCAGCCACAAGTGGAACTCAATTGCTCCACCCCATATGCAGCAGTTAGTGGTAATCCCACGATGGTTAAGAAACTTAACCACAACGTGAGTGAGCGGGATCGTCGGAAGAAGATCAACAGCTTGTACTCCTCTCTGCGTTCACTACTTCCATCAGCTGATCAAGCG AAGAAATTAAGCATTCCTTCGACAGTTTCACGTGTGCTAAAATACATACCAGAACTGCAACGGCAAGTGGAGAGACTGATCCAAAAGAAAGAAGAGtttttatcaaagatttctAGGGAAGGAGATCTAATTCACctagaaaatcaaagaaatggCGCACTTGGAAGCTCTTTATCTGCTGTTTCAGCAAGAAGGCTTAATGACAGGGAAATTGTGGTTCAGATATCCACATTTAAGGTCCATGAGAGTCCACTTTCTGAGGTTTTGTTAAATTTGGAGGAGGATGGGCTTCTTGTAATCAATGCATCATCTTTTGAGTCCTTTGGAGGGAGGGTCTTCTACAACTTACATCTTCAG aggccgagaTCGAGCTTGATGTGGACTTCAAGTGTGCTCTAG
- the LOC117927845 gene encoding transcription factor ORG2-like isoform X2, whose amino-acid sequence MLAFSPPLFPTLGWPLEDPISHAQNYIYGETETSESFLHLPSSQPQVELNCSTPYAAVSGNPTMVKKLNHNVSERDRRKKINSLYSSLRSLLPSADQAKKLSIPSTVSRVLKYIPELQRQVERLIQKKEEFLSKISREGDLIHLENQRNGALGSSLSAVSARRLNDREIVVQISTFKVHESPLSEVLLNLEEDGLLVINASSFESFGGRVFYNLHLQKRPRSSLMWTSSVL is encoded by the exons ATGTTAGCATTCTCCCCTCCATTGTTTCCAACCCTTGGATGGCCCTTGGAGGATCCCATAAGCCATGCACAGAACTACATATATGGAGAAACAGAAACTTCAGAATCGTTTCTTCACTTGCCCTCATCTCAGCCACAAGTGGAACTCAATTGCTCCACCCCATATGCAGCAGTTAGTGGTAATCCCACGATGGTTAAGAAACTTAACCACAACGTGAGTGAGCGGGATCGTCGGAAGAAGATCAACAGCTTGTACTCCTCTCTGCGTTCACTACTTCCATCAGCTGATCAAGCG AAGAAATTAAGCATTCCTTCGACAGTTTCACGTGTGCTAAAATACATACCAGAACTGCAACGGCAAGTGGAGAGACTGATCCAAAAGAAAGAAGAGtttttatcaaagatttctAGGGAAGGAGATCTAATTCACctagaaaatcaaagaaatggCGCACTTGGAAGCTCTTTATCTGCTGTTTCAGCAAGAAGGCTTAATGACAGGGAAATTGTGGTTCAGATATCCACATTTAAGGTCCATGAGAGTCCACTTTCTGAGGTTTTGTTAAATTTGGAGGAGGATGGGCTTCTTGTAATCAATGCATCATCTTTTGAGTCCTTTGGAGGGAGGGTCTTCTACAACTTACATCTTCAG aagaggccgagaTCGAGCTTGATGTGGACTTCAAGTGTGCTCTAG
- the LOC117927845 gene encoding transcription factor ORG2-like isoform X3, with the protein MLAFSPPLFPTLGWPLEDPISHAQNYIYGETETSESFLHLPSSQPQVELNCSTPYAAVSGNPTMVKKLNHNVSERDRRKKINSLYSSLRSLLPSADQAKKLSIPSTVSRVLKYIPELQRQVERLIQKKEEFLSKISREGDLIHLENQRNGALGSSLSAVSARRLNDREIVVQISTFKVHESPLSEVLLNLEEDGLLVINASSFESFGGRVFYNLHLQLGWQFRTKFLSVP; encoded by the exons ATGTTAGCATTCTCCCCTCCATTGTTTCCAACCCTTGGATGGCCCTTGGAGGATCCCATAAGCCATGCACAGAACTACATATATGGAGAAACAGAAACTTCAGAATCGTTTCTTCACTTGCCCTCATCTCAGCCACAAGTGGAACTCAATTGCTCCACCCCATATGCAGCAGTTAGTGGTAATCCCACGATGGTTAAGAAACTTAACCACAACGTGAGTGAGCGGGATCGTCGGAAGAAGATCAACAGCTTGTACTCCTCTCTGCGTTCACTACTTCCATCAGCTGATCAAGCG AAGAAATTAAGCATTCCTTCGACAGTTTCACGTGTGCTAAAATACATACCAGAACTGCAACGGCAAGTGGAGAGACTGATCCAAAAGAAAGAAGAGtttttatcaaagatttctAGGGAAGGAGATCTAATTCACctagaaaatcaaagaaatggCGCACTTGGAAGCTCTTTATCTGCTGTTTCAGCAAGAAGGCTTAATGACAGGGAAATTGTGGTTCAGATATCCACATTTAAGGTCCATGAGAGTCCACTTTCTGAGGTTTTGTTAAATTTGGAGGAGGATGGGCTTCTTGTAATCAATGCATCATCTTTTGAGTCCTTTGGAGGGAGGGTCTTCTACAACTTACATCTTCAG ctaggttggcaattccggacaaaattcctaagtgtcccctaa
- the LOC117927849 gene encoding secreted RxLR effector protein 161-like — MQTCKAGDVPVVKGDKLSNEQCPKNDLEKDAMKTIPYASAIGSLMYAQVCTRPDIAFIVNVLGRYLSNPGHDHWVATKKVMRYLQRTKDFMLVYRRVDNLEVVGYSDSDFGGCFNDRKSTSGYIFVLAGGAISWKIVKQSLIASSTMYVEFLACYGASSQAVWLRNLISEL, encoded by the coding sequence ATGCAGACGTGCAAAGCTGGTGATGTACCTGTAGTGAAGGGAGATAAACTCAGTAATGAACAGTGTCCAAagaatgatttggaaaaggatGCCATGAAGACTATTCCTTATGCTAGTGCCATTGGTAGCCTAATGTATGCACAAGTATGTACAAGACCTGATATTGCCTTCATTGTTAATGTTCTTGGTAGATATTTATCGAACCCTGGACATGATCATTGGGTTGCTACAAAGAAAGTCATGAGATATCTACAAAGAACGAAGGATTTTATGCTTGTGTATAGGAGGGTGGATAATCTCGAGGTAGTTGGATACTCAGATTCTGATTTTGGTGGTTGTTTTAATGATCGCAAATCTACTTCAGGATACATTTTTGTGTTAGCTGGTGGAGCCATTTCATGGAAAATTGTCAAACAGAGCCTAATTGCATCCTCAACCATGTATGTTGAGTTTTTAGCTTGTTATGGTGCATCATCTCAAGCTGTTTGGCTAAGAAATTTGATTTCAGAGTTGTAA